Proteins co-encoded in one Fusarium musae strain F31 chromosome 3, whole genome shotgun sequence genomic window:
- a CDS encoding hypothetical protein (EggNog:ENOG41), with translation MATYTTMEGPQHIAIRELDLRACHPSTVVDRVGAVPVLKTSAAFFTFLRANLVLHSAMTSATSTPQFGPSVPFSSFVPPSPSPLAASTPYFGLDNDDDIEPLSLEVLDKPQDKVEGMRLVADSIAQMRQRASLNLVFHPLCLAGLSATLAAIYHFGGVTRDSGLGMTVSCGVIMSYLMGIRYLANGYISLAERLRWNWLRADDGEEDTLLAARLNQDIIGTLVLRLEPNPTSNHRRRRSLSLRGGKGVIRAWTTNLNYRGKGVGKDLLQEAVRVTKERCGKDAEVGFAQEHANSAMLLPGIFNAPFRRDEVRATRALDGILSNWDLVKKRR, from the exons ATGGCCACCTACACCACTATGGAAGGTCCTCAGCATATTGCTATTCGAGAGCTCGATCTGAGGGCCTGCCACCCAAGCACAGTTGTCGATAGAGTTGGTGCTGTTCCGGTTTTGAAGACCAGTGCTG ctttctttacaTTCCTCCGCGCCAACCTTGTCCTCCACTCGGCAATGACTTCAGCCACCAGTACCCCGCAATTCGGTCCATCTGTTCCCTTTTCCTCTTTTGTCCCGCCATCTCCCTCTCCGCTTGCAGCCTCTACGCCATACTTTGGTCTCGACAACGACGATGACATCGAGCCGTTGTCCCTTGAGGTCCTTGACAAGCCTCAAGACAAGGTTGAGGGCATGCGCCTCGTCGCCGACTCGATTGCCCAGATGCGCCAAAGGGCCTCTTTGAACCTCGTTTTCCACCCGCTTTGTCTTGCTGGCCTATCGGCAACCTTGGCTGCCATTTATCATTTCGGCGGCGTTACTCGTGACTCAGGACTCGGTATGACGGTTTCTTGTGGCGTGATCATGAGCTACCTTATGGGTATTCGTTACTTGGCCAACGGTTATATTTCCTTGGCTGAGCGCTTGCGATGGAACTGGCTACGTGCTGATGACGGAGAGGAGGATACCCTGCTGGCAGCTCGACTGAACCAAGACATCATCGGAACCCTCGTTCTTCGCCTTGAGCCCAACCCGACTTCGAACCATAGACGCAGACGATCTCTTTCTCTACGAGGGGGCAAGGGTGTCATTCGCGCGTGGACTACCAACCTCAACTACCGTGGAAAGGGTGTTGGAAAGGATCTCCTCCAAGAGGCTGTCCGTGTTACCAAGGAACGTTGTGGAAAAGATGCTGAAGTTGGATTCGCTCAAGAGCATGCCAATAGCGCCATGCTCCTTCCcggcatcttcaacgctCCCTTCCGACGTGATGAGGTCCGAGCTACCAGGGCTTTGGATGGTATCTTGTCCAACTGGGACCTGGTTAAGAAGAGGAGGTAA
- a CDS encoding hypothetical protein (EggNog:ENOG41) yields MPTVPTRGGPSRAQATYTGGKVLPYQKKGQAVRGASGKTVLSGRRHRRLARRGGVKRISADIYDEVRAAAKSRLEQKRQNRDRSRCEFLALAATVKEHPLTYEQVIHSLSRFGRPIYGFDPDTYDGQNKPKA; encoded by the exons ATGCCTACGGTACCTACCCGAGGCGGTCCTTCGAGGGCGCAAGCTACGTACACGGGGGGAAAGGTCTTGCCTTATCAAAAGAAAGGTCAGGCTGTTCGTGGCGCTTCTGGGAAGACGGTCCTTAGTGGTCGTCGCCATCG ACGTCTAGCGCGCCGAGGAGGTGTGAAGCGTATTTCCGCTGACATCTATGATGAGGTCCGAGCTGCAGCCAAGTCACGGCTTGAACAG AAACGCCAAAACCGTGACCGTTCACGATGTGAGTTTCTTGCACTGGCTGCCACAGTTAAAGAGCACCCACTGACATACGAACAGGTCATTCACAGTCTCTCCAGGTTCGGCCGACCCATTTATGGGTTTGACCCAGACACATACGATGGCCAGAACAAACCCAAGGCCTAA
- a CDS encoding hypothetical protein (EggNog:ENOG41), translating to MEEDGAQLLQQTGLDPISRPDSTSTSASASLPHVLPGISALAAANAATEATSQLRASAAPSPAMYATASPAATSGGSGSTMPTCQNCSTSTTPLWRRDEFGSVLCNACGLFLKLHGRPRPISLKTDVIKSRNRVKTMRPDLANKKKQQQQQQQAAAQGFPTTDANGFDTTGQAAAAAAHAAQAARRASQRSNGHDGADSPISRTGTPSMYAHGLSQFMVDDPYQTGFVATGEGRASSPTNGDRKMDAPQTHEQLIAHNSSLKTRVSELEVIIELFRGRLSQLEQQEAVVRSGQQLNQLRSQLEQTQESEAQLRRQLEDSHRRESSLKRRLDDLELELQAFQGANLAPGERPSKRPRTIEEPTKTQAEADIEAAAEALLASEASRPSEAVESAPVVDAPEPTELPQHSEDSKEDSVPKTEDEIEAADVPIDPNMPVIDDVTQPAAAEETTKTEDVEIPDAPDAPDASEAPSAPPEAAEATGATEAADASATADASPEATEGTETPAPAAAAT from the exons ATGGAGGAGGACGGGGCGCAACTCCTGCAGCAGACAGGACTTGATCCTATTTCTCGACCAGACTCGACTTCGACGTCTGCATCAGCCTCATTACCACACGTATTACCAGGCATTTCggctcttgctgctgccaacgCGGCTACAGAAGCGACATCTCAACTAAG AGCATCGGCCGCTCCGTCGCCCGCAATGTATGCCACTGCATCTCCTGCCGCTACGAGTGGGGGATCGGGAAGTACCATG CCTACCTGCCAAAATTGTAGCACCTCTACAACCCCATTATGGCGTCGCGACGAATTTGGCTCGGTTTTGTGCAATGCCTGTGGCTTGTTCCTCAAGCTGCATGGTAGACCCCGGCCAATTTCGCTCAAGACAGACGTTATCAAGAGTCGCAATCGAGTCAAGACAATGCGCCCTGATTTGGCGAATAAGAAAAAG caacaacaacagcagcagcaagcagcTGCGCAAGGCTTCCCTACGACCGATGCAAATGGATTCGACACGACCGgacaggctgctgctgccgccgcACACGCTGCTCAAGCCGCGCGACGAGCGTCCCAGAGATCGAACGGCCACGACGGAGCCGACTCACCAATCTCCCGCACTGGTACCCCCTCTATGTACGCGCATGGCCTGTCCCAGTTCATGGTCGACGACCCTTACCAGACCGGCTTTGTAGCGACAGGGGAAGGTCGCGCGTCATCTCCCACGAACGGGGATCGCAAAATGGACGCGCCACAGACGCATGAGCAGCTCATTGCGCACAACTCAAGCCTGAAGACGCGGGTCAGCGAACTCGAAGTGATCATTGAGCTTTTCCGAGGCCGCCTTAGCCAACTCGAGCAACAAGAAGCTGTCGTTAGAAGCGGACAGCAGTTGAACCAGTTGCGCTCTCAACTGGAGCAAACACAGGAGAGCGAGGCTCAGCTACGCCGCCAGCTCGAGGATAGCCACCGGCGAGAGAGTAGCCTCAAGCGGCGTCTAGatgaccttgaacttgagcttcaagcCTTTCAGGGAGCCAACTTGGCCCCTGGAGAGAGACCCTCCAAGAGACCTCGTACCATTGAAGAGCCCACAAAGAcacaagcagaagcagatatCGAGGCAGCAGCTGAAGCATTGCTGGCTTCGGAAGCCTCTAGACCGAGCGAGGCCGTCGAATCTGCCCCTGTCGTGGATGCTCCTGAGCCAACTGAGTTGCCGCAACATTCTGAAGACTCAAAAGAAGATTCTGTACCCAAAactgaggatgagatcgagGCTGCTGATGTGCCAATTGATCCTAACATGCCCGTAATTGATGATGTTACTCAACCTGCGGCCGCAGAAGAAACAACGAAAacggaggatgttgagattcCTGACGCACCCGACGCACCCGATGCATCTGAAGCACCTAGCGCGCCGCctgaagcagctgaagcaaCTGGAGCAACTGAGGCAGCTGATGCCTCTGCCACCGCTGACGCCTCCCCTGAGGCTACTGAAGGGACAGAAACTCCTGCGCCCGCTGCTGCAGCTACATGA
- the SVF1 gene encoding putative cell survival pathways protein (EggNog:ENOG41), whose protein sequence is MFNWAKQQLANVAGTQEPIYGPSAIKSVATEAEKTPYTEISRNDLKWQAMDSTSVETHTFYIFGDNGQIALAQLIYSNVAGIRTTCQFNAKVFSSDPAKPHLWASTPLSNHDFNEDKTSFYADDCAIELSEDGTYYTIKSMNDPNAIVNLKITRSTPGFQAGTTGTTLYGTDMANPWGSMRHAFWPRCVSEGTITTKDGPMDFKGKAFFAYALQGMKPHHAASRWNFLNFQGPTYSAVLMEFTSTPSYGSTLVNVGGIVKDGEIVIGGVDNTATHTQVKKDSENDWPEPSDAKYTWTGKTKDGKAVEASVEGSLGERVDRVDVMAEVPGFVKTIVAAAAGTKPYIYQYHPKLSLKLKIGDEEIVEEGTIFTEATFIS, encoded by the exons atgttcaaCTGGGCCAAGCAACA ACTGGCCAATGTCGCCGGCACTCAGGAGCCTATCTACGGCCCTTCTGCCATCAAGTCTGTCGCTacagaggctgagaagactCCCTACACTGAGATCTCTCGAAATGACCTGAAGTGGCAGGCCATGGACTCTACTTCTGTTGAGACACACACCTTTTACATCTTTGGCGACAACGGTCAAATCGCCCTTGCTCAGCTTATCTATAGTAACGTAGC TGGCATCCGAACAACCTGCCAGTTCAACGCAAAGGTCTTCAGCTCAGACCCTGCCAAGCCCCACCTCTGGGCCTCTACACCCCTCAGCAACCACGACTTCAACGAGGACAAGACGAGTTTCTACGCAGACGACTGCGCGATCGAGCTGTCCGAGGATGGCACCTACTACACCATCAAGAGCATGAACGACCCCAACGCCatcgtcaacctcaagatcacCCGCTCCACACCTGGTTTCCAGGCCGGAACCACAGGAACAACTTTGTACGGTACAGACATGGCGAACCCGTGGGGATCTATGCGACACGCCTTCTGGCCTCGCTGTGTTTCTGAGGGTACCATCACCACAAAGGACGGCCCCATGGAtttcaagggcaaggcctTCTTCGCTTACGCCCTTCAGGGCATGAAGCCGCACCACGCTGCATCTCGATGGAACTTTCTTAACTTTCAGGGTCCCACCTATTCAGCTGTGCTGATGGAGTTCACCAGCACTCCCTCGTACGGCTCTACCCTCGTCAACGTGGGTGGTATTGTCAAGGATGGCGAGATTGTCATCGGCGGCGTCGACAACACGGCCACGCACACtcaggtcaagaaggatTCAGAGAACGACTGGCCTGAGCCGAGCGACGCCAAGTACACCTGGACCGGAAAGACCAAGGACGGAAAAGCCGTCGAGGCCTCGGTCGAGGGATCTCTCGGGGAGAGGGTTGATAGAGTTGACGTCATGGCCGAAGTCCCCGGGTTCGTCAAGACGATTGTCGCAGCTGCAGCTGGCACAAAGCCATACATCTACCAG taCCATCCCAAGCTCTccctgaagctgaagattggAGATGAGGAGATCGTCGAGGAGGGCACCATCTTTACCGAAGCTACCTTCATCTCATGA
- a CDS encoding hypothetical protein (EggNog:ENOG41): MVACTYHNASSYAPVFPSPLNPTNHGPENKYATASGRIVRRRRSRRGPPGSHTLTQRLLRVKAADAWRGHVLSAQVVQYEYAEAAVMGYKAPPKSRNCLYSMPALKNLGLNFSLSDAHRIASNIRLPDLTCLRTRRMVLAMGLVGLLPALKVRDMLRAAETL, from the exons atggTCGCCTGTACCTATCACAATGCGTCTTCGTACGCCCCAGTGTTTCCATCTCCTCTCAACCCCACGAACCATGGACCCGAGAACAAATATGCCACAGCTTCAGGACGCATTGTgcgccgaagaagaagtcgacgAGGCCCTCCTGGCTCTCACACTCTCACTCAACGACTCCTCCGCGTAAAGGCAGCGGATGCTTGGAGAGGACATGTTCTGAGCGCTCAGGTTGTTCAGTACGAATATGCTGAAGCTGCTGTCATGGGATATAAAGCACCACCAAAGAGCCGA AACTGCCTGTATTCAATGCCCGCTCTCAAGAACCTCGGCCTCAACTTCTCACTCTCCGATGCCCACCGAATCGCCAGCAACATCCGTCTTCCCGATCTCACATGTCTCAGGACAAGACGCATGGTGTTGGCCATGGGCCTCGTCGGGCTTCTCCCCGCTCTCAAGGTCCGCGATATGCTCAGAGCAGCTGAGACATTATGA
- a CDS encoding hypothetical protein (EggNog:ENOG41~BUSCO:EOG092653VU) — MMRLYLLPLSTRRTLLYAKRLEANTAPQGRTYVDKGTAWAAKTWAQWEKMESGWKRKVVDYGNYAFRRIPYEEWGLKSVPPLSVRRRGKENEMKEKVDLCFPSSVIPPNKAEGILKTLATERQALHKKRLVWCIVGMPITIPFALVPIIPNLPFFYLVYRAWSHGRAISGGKHLQWLLENKLLRLAPSEKLDQLYALHAPPAEEPDNKERTLLTQKEVQTFSDTLDMPALEVELERAIWQVEQAVQDPDSQSPPKESSPGAAAEKPGSTETVDKKDQ; from the exons atgatgagattatACCTCCTACCGCTCTCGACGCGGCGAACTCTCCTCTATGCGAAACGGCTCGAAGCAAATACTGCGCCACAAGGCAGAACATATGTTGACAAGGGCACTGCATGGGCGGCCAAGACGTGGGCGCaatgggagaagatggagtcTGGGTGGAAGCGCAAGGTCGTCGATTACGGTAACTACGCTTTTCGTCGCATCCCATATGAGGAATGGGGTCTCAAGTCTGTACCGCCTCTGTCGGTGAGACGCCGTGGGaaggagaatgagatgaaggAAAAGGTCGACTTGTGCTTCCCGAGCTCGGTGATACCGCCGAATAAGGCGGAGGGTattctcaagactcttgcGACGGAGCGTCAGGCGCTGCACAAAAAGAGGCTTGTGTGGTGTATTGTCGGCATGCCGATTACTATTCCATTTGCGCTCGTACCCAT CATCCCTAACCTGCCCTTCTTCTACCTCGTCTACAGAGCATGGTCACACGGCAGAGCCATCTCAGGTGGAAAGCATCTCCAATGGCTGCTGGAGAACAAGCTCCTACGCCTAGCTCCATCTGAGAAGCTCGATCAGCTCTACGCACTACACGCCCCACCAGCCGAGGAGCCGGACAATAAAGAGCGTACCCTTCTTACACAAAAGGAAGTTCAGACTTTCTCAGACACTCTTGACATGCCGGCTCTTGAAGTGGAGCTCGAGAGGGCTATATGGCAGGTCGAGCAAGCCGTTCAAGACCCAGATAGTCAGAGCCCACCTAAAGAGAGTTCACCTGGTGCGGCAGCCGAGAAACCAGGGTCCACTGAAACGGTGGATAAGAAAGATcaatga
- a CDS encoding hypothetical protein (EggNog:ENOG41): protein MSWKEMNPWMRHPHHRNIVPFDRVVVDELEGRIVGFTCDYVPGGNIEENRSRVFKTKWLQQLIRVVDDLNLVYGIAHQDIAPRNFLVDAPKDSIMLFDFSFAARIECPSPGEGESYVKDRNDVKGVIFTTQEIITQDDNLRSTPHEDQNLGNLGSKWVKHLEIKLDYPVESYQLMLKEWRERRERDFHSSNVSRPIEWPAMSKPPQKIISLKTVQEEMTSVIVDNWYKRRQDIWDRGDKVLNWERPPQRLIDNGIRVLSSDEIVNCYRKGVVVQEVRKNA from the exons ATGTCGTGGAAGGAGATGAACCCATGGATGCGTCACCCCCACCATCGAAACATTGTTCCGTTTGACCGAGTGgtcgttgacgagcttgaAGGGCGTATAGTCGGATTCACCTGCGACTACGTGCCTGGCGGCAACATAGAGGAGAACAGGTCTCGCGTTTTCAAAACCAAGTGGCTACAACAACTCATAAGGGTCGTAGATGACTTGAATCTTGTTTATGGGATTGCGCATCAAGATATCGCACCACGAAACTTCCTGGTTGACGCGCCGAAAGACTCTATCATGCTCTTTGATTTCAGTTTCGCAGCCCGCATCGAATGCCCTTCACCTGGAGAGGGTGAGAGCTACGTCAAGGACCGAAACGATGTCAAAGGTGTTATTTTCACCACCCAAGAGATTATTACTCAAGATGATAATCTCCGCAGTACTCCTCATGAAGACCAGAACCTCGGTAACCTCGGGTCAAAATGGGTGAAGCATCTGGAGATAAAGCTAGACTATCCAGTCGAATCATATCAACTTATGTTGAAGGAATGGCGGGAACGACGGGAAAGAGACTTTCACTCAAGCAACGTTTCAAGGCCTATTGAATGGCCGGCAATGTCCAAGCCACCGCAGAAGATCATTTCTTTAAAAACTGTACAAGAGGAGATGACCTCTGTCATAGTGGATAACTGGTATAAGAGGCGGCAAGATATCTGGGATAGAGGCGATAAGGTATTAAACTGGGAACGACCACCGCAGAGGCTGATAGACAACGGGATTCGGGTGCTCTCCAGCGACGAGATAGTCAATTGCTA CCGTAAGGGTGTGGTAGTCCAGGAGGTCAGGAAAAATGCATAG
- a CDS encoding hypothetical protein (EggNog:ENOG41), with the protein MPFHDDEFDLLYMNLDRFDFNLHFEQLFFSILPCTLFIICSLWRALTLSRKPLVVHAPIFQLIKLGAIITYVGLQIALLIQVGMDSFHVTPIFVASSVLNLIAALAMVMISYTDHRRSPRPSILLSTFLFLTLLFDIAQSRTLFLLSGSTPEITYSAVFTTSLAVKVVILFLETKSKNEWITWDRDEHSPEETSNIFSLGVLSWLNSIFLQGYRSTLSMDDLYPLDVALHSEQLHDKFLANMDYSKLQGDSYGLVKVLAKTLIVPLLLPIPLRLALLGFTFCQPFFIEKLLDHLSQPEIEGNVGYGLIGAAILIYLGMAVSAALCWYLHHRMRAMTRSILVTEIFSRATQARIGADDHNAALTLMSTDIERIRLGLRMLHNVWAGVIQAALAAWMLYIRLGLVFLVPIGVLVVCFTLLGVLVNFTGDSQRAWMTGVQKRVGLTATVISGMKNLKLSGLASTVSSFVQKLRVEELAAGARFRKIFIVAAMLGFTPMLISPPLTLAFTRASLDTSKVFTSLAFLMLLTNPLSQIFTSIPELVSGIACIGRIQAFLECETRHDFRQVLSDRKKNLSFTKIEAGMGSSEIKTTSDSTMISIKSGNFGWKEDVFVLQDINARIKKSSLTMVVGPVGSGKSTFCKTLLGEIPLSQGSVVLSMRYPRIGFCDQTAFLWNGSIRDNILGFSLYSEKRYNSVVQATALSVDFAKLAQGDQTNVGSNGITLSGGQKQRVSLARALYLETDLVILDDVFSGLDADTELHVFQRVFGPGGLLRERRTTVVLCTHSVRFLPFSDHVIALGDNTIKEQGSFKELVEQGGYVKSLGIRDSAEDDESDAVSETEPSKEQIEAQRDAHGSPDGSPTAEVSLDDPNRATGDKAVYKYYFLSMGLLVAFSCFFLAALWGFFTNFPTICYISDEVSKNARLLNRSQQPAYLLAMVQEWLNLVLDMVVMLLAAVLTILAVRLHSNSGFTGASLVTLMSFGESLSGIVIYYTRLETSIGAISRLKTFNATVKPEGKEGEDMVPPENWPQHGSVKLNNVSASYQIESSSDGEPDLALDNICLSIKPREKVAICGRTGSGKSSLVSLLLKLLDPLPDTPDEGLLIDGLPLNRLDRDALRQGVIAVPQEAVFLPDGATFKENLDPSGLSTSDECKSVLIDIGVWDFVQGRGGIDAGMTSSTLSGGQRQLMSMGRALLRRRARAQKLAGFGNMRENMEDQGGLLLLDEVNSSVDQDMELIIKRIIETEFAAYTVIAVSHRLDMIMDFDTVVVLDTGKLVEVGNPQKLASTERSRFASLVRAGGK; encoded by the exons ATGCCATTTCACGACGACGAGTTTGACTTGCTGTACATGAACCTTGACCGGTTCGACTTCAATCTTCACTTCGAACAGCTGTTCTTCTCTATTCTTCCATGCACCTTGTTTATCATATGCTCACTATGGCGCGCTCTCACTCTGTCGCGCAAGCCCTTAGTGGTTCATGCACCAATCTTCCAGCTCATCAAATTG GGAGCTATCATCACCTATGTTGGCCTTCAGATCGCGCTCCTGATTCAAGTGGGTATGGACTCTTTCCATGTCACTCCAATCTTCGTCGCATCTTCTGTTCTCAATCTCATAGCAGCTTTGGCTATGGTGATGATCAGCTATACTGATCATAGGAGGAGTCCACGTCCCTCAATCCTCCTGAGCACCTTTCTGTTCCTGACTCTATTGTTTGACATTGCTCAATCCCGTACGCTGTTTCTGCTCTCTGGGAGTACACCAGAGATTACCTACAGTGCCGTTTTCACAACATCTTTAGCCGTCAAGGTTGTCATTCTGTTCCTGGAAACAAAGTCCAAGAACGAATGGATAACATGGGACAGGGATGAACACAGCCCTGAAGAAACCAGTAATATCTTCTCACTCGGCGTCCTGTCATGGCTTAACAGTATTTTCTTGCAAGGCTATAGATCTACACTATCGATGGATGATCTCTACCCTCTGGATGTCGCGCTGCATAGCGAGCAACTCCATGATAAGTTCTTGGCCAACATGGACTACAGCAAACTCCAAGGAGATAGCTACGGTCTCGTCAAAGTCCTCGCCAAGACTCTTATTGTCCCTCTCCTTCTGCCAATCCCTTTGAGACTCGCGCTTCTAGGCTTCACCTTCTGTCAACCATTCTTCATTGAAAAGCTGTTAGATCATCTTTCGCAGCCTGAAATCGAAGGCAATGTGGGGTATGGTCTTATAGGTGCTGCAATACTGATCTACCTTGGTATGGCTGTCTCGGCAGCTCTTTGCTG GTATCTTCACCACCGCATGAGAGCAATGACTAGATCTATACTGGTGACAGAGATATTTTCCAGAGCCACACAAGCCCGCATCGGAGCAGACGACCATAATGCTGCCCTAACTCTGATGAGTACCGACATAGAAAGAATCAGACTCGGCCTCAGAATGCTGCATAATGTCTGGGCAGGCGTTATACAGGCTGCCCTAGCTGCCTGGATGCTGTATATCAGGCTGGGACTGGTCTTCCTGGTACCCATAGGAGTACTTGTGGTATGCTTCACTCTCTTGGGAGTTCTGGTAAACTTCACCGGAGATTCTCAGAGAGCGTGGATGACAGGCGTGCAGAAGCGCGTCGGTTTGACGGCTACAGTCATTTCCGGAATgaagaacctcaagctctCCGGTCTGGCTTCCACTGTGAGCTCCTTTGTTCAGAAGTTGCGAGTAGAGGAgcttgctgctggtgctcgATTCCGCAAGATCTTCATCGTAGCCGCCATGCTTGGCTTCACACCCATGCTCATCAGTCCTCCCCTGACCCTTGCGTTTACTCGGGCTTCACTTGATACCTCAAAGGTCTTTACAAGTCTGGCATTTCTGATGCTCCTTACCAACCCCCTCTCTCAGATCTTCACCTCTATACCCGAACTCGTCTCTGGAATTGCCTGCATCGGACGAATCCAGGCCTTTTTAGAGTGCGAAACCCGCCATGACTTCCGCCAAGTCCTGTCTGATCGCAAGAAGAATCTCAGTTTCACCAAAATCGAAGCAGGCATGGGTAGTTCAGAGATCAAAACGACATCTGACTCGACTATGATTAGCATAAAGAGTGGCAATTTTGGCTGGAAAGAAGAtgtctttgttcttcaagataTCAATGCACGTATCAAAAAGTCTTCTCTCACCATGGTAGTTGGGCCAGTAGGCTCAGGGAAGTCAACCTTTTGCAAGACTCTCCTGGGTGAAATCCCATTGAGCCAAGGGAGTGTAGTATTGAGTATGAGATACCCTCGGATCGGGTTTTGCGACCAGACTGCTTTCCTGTGGAATGGAAGCATTCGCGACAACATTCTTGGCTTTTCACTATACAGCGAAAAGAGATACAACTCGGTCGTCCAGGCCACAGCATTGTCAGTGGACTTTGCCAAACTCGCTCAAGGAGACCAAACCAATGTAGGATCCAATGGTATTACTCTGTCAGGAGGACAGAAACAACGGGTTTCCTTAGCACGTGCCTTGTATCTAGAGACTGACTTGGTGATACTGGACGATGTCTTCAGCGGTCTCGATGCAGATACCGAGCTACACGTTTTCCAACGAGTATTTGGACCTGGGGGCTTACTTCGAGAGAGACGCACGACCGTTGTATTGTGTACTCATAGCGTTCGCTTTCTCCCATTCTCTGACCACGTCATTGCTCTGGGTGACAACACTATCAAGGAGCAAGGGAGCTTCAAGGAACTTGTTGAGCAAGGAGGTTACGTCAAGAGTCTCGGCATACGTGAttcagctgaagatgacgagagtGACGCTGTGTCAGAAACAGAACCCTCAAAAGAGCAGATTGAAGCACAAAGGGATGCACATGGCTCACCAGACGGGTCCCCAACAGCCGAAGTCAGCCTCGATGACCCGAATCGTGCAACGGGAGATAAGGCGGTATACAAGTACTATTTCCTGAGTATGGGACTCTTGGTGGCCTTCAGttgtttcttcttggctgctCTCTGGGGGTTCTTTACCAACTTCCCCACCATCT GCTACATCTCGGATGAAGTTTCTAAGAATGCTAGGCTGCTCAATAGAAGCCAGCAACCCGCTTACCTTCTTGCCATGGTACAGGAGTGGCTCAATCTCGTTTTGGACATGGTGGTCATGCTACTGGCAGCAGTATTAACAATACTTGCAGTTAGACTGCACTCAAATTCGGGTTTCACGGGTGCTTCTTTGGTTACTCTTATGAGTTTTGGAGAAAGTCTCTCTGGTATCGTTATCTACTACACACGTCTCGAAACATCCATAGGTGCCATTTCTAGGCTCAAGACTTTCAACGCAACAGTAAAGCCTGAGGGTAAAGAGGGAGAGGACATGGTACCCCCTGAAAATTGGCCACAGCATGGCAGCGTGAAACTGAACAACGTTTCAGCGAGCTATCA AATAGAGAGCTCAAGCGATGGTGAACCTGATTTGGCTCTTGATAACATTTGTCTGAGTATCAAACCGAGAGAAAAGGTGGCCATTTGCGGCCGGACAGGCAGTGGCAAATCAAGTCTTGTATCTTTGCTGCTGAAACTCCTCGATCCCTTACCAGACACCCCAGATGAAGGTCTTCTGATTGATGGTCTCCCACTTAACAGGCTAGACAGAGATGCTCTTCGTCAAGGAGTCATCGCGGTGCCTCAAGAGGCCGTTTTCTTGCCTGACGGCGCGACTTTTAAAGAGAACCTGGACCCTTCAGGCCTCTCGACCTCGGATGAATGCAAATCAGTTCTTATAGATATCGGGGTATGGGATTTTGTTCAGGGTCGTGGTGGAATCGATGCTGGCATGACGTCTTCAACTCTTAGCGGAGGCCAACGACAACTGATGTCGATGGGGCGTGCTTTGCTGCGACGGCGAGCCCGAGCACAGAAGTTAGCAGGCTTTGGCAATATGAGAGAAAATATGGAGGACCAAGGTGGCTTATTGCTGCTCGATGAAGTCAACTCCAGCGTCGATCAGGACAtggaactcatcatcaagcgGATCATCGAGACAGAGTTTGCCGCATACACGGTGATTGCCGTAAGTCATCGCTTGGATATGATTATGGATTTCGATACGGTTGTTGTTCTCGATACTGGTaagcttgttgaggttgGAAATCCTCAAAAGTTGGCTAGTACAGAAAGAAGCAGGTTTGCTAGTCTTGTGAGGGCCGGGGGAAAGTAG